Part of the Lebetimonas natsushimae genome is shown below.
AAATCCTAAAATAAATAAAATATTTGTTATAACAAATAATAAGTTTTTAAATTTTCCTTTTTCATTTGAATTTACATTTATAAATATTAAAAATATTATGGCAGGTATTAATGGAAAAATTTCTTTAAAAGTAAATTGCAATAAATTTTGCCAATTTTTAAATAAACTTAAATAAGTAATTGTTAAAGTAGAAATAAATATCCATATTAAAGGTTTAATCCAATTTTGTCCAAAGTCTGATGTCCATTTGTTAATTGTAAATATAATTTTATCTTGCCAATTATTCCATTTTAAAGATTTCCCATAAGCTTTCATTTCAAGTGAGAAAAATTCGTTTGCATTTATATGGTCTTTTTGATTATCAAGTGCATATTTTAATTGTCTATAAGTTTCTCTTGCTTTTTTAGGTTTTTCTTCAAATAAAGCAGGACATATTCTTTTTTCTGAAATTTTTCCCCATTCTGTATTTATGAATTTTACTTCCGTAAGGTCTGAATCTTCTATATGTATATTTTTAGCATTTGAAAAATCACAGTTTATAAATTTCATTTTATTAAGATGAGAATTTACTATAGAGATATTTGATTTTAAATTCTTGATGAAATTTTTATCTATTGGGAAATTGTTCTTATTTAAATAATTTTTATATTCTTCTAAATTTATAATTTTAGTATTATAAAAGAAAAAATTATCAGTAGAATTATTAATTTCTTCAATAATTAAATTCACAGTTTTTAAATTTCTAATTATAATTTTATTTTCTTCTTTTAGTTCTGTATTTTTTAATGTAAAATTATAATTATAATTACAATTACATTTTTTGTTTTCTTTAAAATCAAGAAATACTTTTTGTTTAAAGATATTATTTTCAAATATAATTGAGTTAAATGAATTAATTTCGAGATAAATTAGGTCATAAAATTTTGTGTTTTTAAAATTAATTGTTTGGTGAATAGTAGATTTAATAAAAAAAATTTTTTTCTCAAATTTTGTACTTTTAAAACTGATTATGTTGCAAGTTAAATTTATAAATTGAGTATCATACTTAAATAATGTATATTGAAAATTAATAATATTAGCGAGATTTATGTTATTAAAAGTAAAACTACCATTCAATATCATTTCTGTAAAATAAGCATCCTTGTTAAAAATTGTATTTGATATATTTATCGTATTATTAATAGTAATTTTTGAAAAGTTACAATTATCTTTAAATATAGTATTATGAATATTAATTTTATTATTCAGTTCCCATTTTTCATTAGAATAAAAGAAATTGATATTTTTTTCGTGATAATTTTTATTAAAATAATAAAAAAAGAATTTAGGAAAAATAATATTTTGAAATGCATATTCTTTTGATTTGTTTGATAAGTTTTCAAAATTAAATAAAATTAATTCTTTATTTTTTTTTAATTCATCTAATGATGGAACAAATTCTTTATTTTTTAAATTTTTTAAAAAATTATTCCAATATTTTTGTACATTTTCTTCGTATTTTTCATGATTTTTTTCAAATTTTAATAAGTTGGTTTCTTTTTCCCATAATTCAATATAATCGACAGCAAACCTATAAGCCCTTATTCTTTTCCAAAATTCTGCTACTAAAAATTCATTCCATTTTATTTCAAAATTTTCATTAAATGATTCTTTTTTACTTATTATTTCATCTCTTCTTTTTGCATATTCTTCATAACCGTCATTAAAGTTTTCCATCCATATTTCATTTTCTTTTTCACAATGAAATATACAAGTAGCGAAATTTTTAGAATTTTTTTTATACCATTTTGTATTTTTATAAAGATTTTCTAACTCTTTTTGAAGTTTTTCTTCTGATAAAATTTTAAATTTTTCTTTATATTCATTTTCTTTTTCTTTAGGAACAAAAACAGCTACGGGTTCTATAACGTTTCTCTTAATTTTTTTACAAACTTCACATTCTTTAAATGGAAGACCGTTGGTACCATCTAAGTATATAACAGAATAACTCAATCAATCTCCTAAAAATTTTTAATTATTATATTGCTATTTCTATTAGCAGTCAATATTAAAGAGGTATAATTTAAAATCTTATTAAACTTATTAAAAAAGTAATAATTTAGGTGAAATTAATAAAATTCTTAATAATTTATGATATAATTCCATCGTCCCAGCCCTGTGCAAGGGGTGTAAGAGGCAACGCTTCAGGCCCGGAAGGGAGCAGAGCACCTCTTATGCCCCTGTGCCGCAGGTTCCTGGGGCACCTAAAGAAAAATGATTAATTAAAATGTAAAATACGGGTTTTTTATAAAAAGTGTTTGACACTATATAATGTAAAATGATGGTTTTATAATTTTTATTAACGAAATAAAAACAGTTTTTAGTTTAATGTTTTATAAAATTAAGATTTTGACTAAAATAATATAAAATACCACAGCTTGGTAATTCATTGTGTTAAAGCGTCAAAATTTTATTAAAAATTGCAAACGGCTGTGCGGTATGGTAGATTAAATGCAAATTTTTTAATGCAAAAATTTTTTAAATTCCTCAATGCGTAATATTTTTTTATTTAATTGGTTTCAGTCATAATTAAAATAAAATAATAGAATATTTATGTTGTTGGTGTCAGGGATTTTTTTAAAATTAACAGAGAAAAGGAATTAAAGAGAAACTTCGTTTTCCCAAATTCCATGAATGTTGCATCCTGCAACAGCTTTTACTTTTTTGGCTCCGTCTAATTTTACATTAAATGCAGCGTAACCCATTGCTTTGCCCGGTTCGAACACAACAATATCTATTTTTTTGCCGTCAACATACAATTCGATAAAATCAATCCAGTGGTTCTCAGTTGAAGGATGAATGATTCCTTTTTGTCCAAGTGTAATTTCAATTAAAGTATAACCTTTTACGTTTTTCGCACCTATTTTAATCTCAGGTGTGTGTTTAAGTTCACCTTTGGTAGGATGAGCCGGGTTTTTAATATGCATTTTTGTTCTGTTTTTAATTTCAGGTCTGTAGAATTTGTAAACATTACAAAATCCTTCTTCATTTGCAAATACCGGTGTAGTGGCTGCCAAAACCCCAAGTCCTGCAAGTGCTTTTAGTGCGTTTCTTCTTTTCATAATTAATCCTTTAAGAGTATTTTTATCCTATTTTAACAAATAAAAATAATTAAGTCAAGGAATATTAAATTCCTAAAACTTTAACTTCATCAGGATTTACATTACAAATATTTGGTATGTTTTCAGGATTCAGTGCCAATTCTTTATTATCCATTATTACAATATTATTCTCTAAAATATGTTTTGCAACTTTTTTGGCACCTTCAAGTGAGTGCATATAACAGCTGCCGCATTGGTATATATTGGCTTCAGGGATTGTATCTGTATCAAGAATATTCTGCATAGATTTTCTCCAGGCCTCAATCACCTCTTCATCTTTTGGAGTTCCGATTATACTCATATAAAAGCCGGTTCTGCATCCCATAGGTGAAATGTCAATTATATCGTATTCAGGTAAATTGTCTCTCATATATCCTGCAAAAAGATGTTCAAGTGTATGCATTGCTTTTTCGTCAATTATTTCTTTGTTTGGTTTTGCAAATCTTACATCATAAACGGTGATAATATCACCTTTTGGAGTTTTCATATGTTTTGCCACTCTAAGTCCAGGTGAGGGCATTTTAACGTGATCAACCAAAAAGCTGTCAAGCATTGGCATAATTCATCCTTTTTTTGTTGCAATTATACATAAACTTTGATAAAATTTCATTTCTAGTTCTCACCTCTCAATCCTTGGTCGGGTTGGAGCGTATGCTCTTAATGGGGAGGGAGGCTAAACCCAGCCAAAAAATAAAAAAATAATTCAAGGAGAAAAAATGGCGTGTAATGTTACAATGAAAGATTTATTAGAATGCGGTGTTCATTTCGGGCATCAAAAAAGAAGATGGAATCCAAAAATGAAAAAATATATTTTTGGAGTTAGAAAAAATATTTATATTATTGACTTACAAAAAACATTAAGATTTTTCAAATATGCTTGTAATGTGGTAAGAGATGCGGCAGCTGAAGGAAAAACAATTCTTTTTGTAGGAACTAAAAAACAGGCAGTAGAAGCTGTAAAAACTCATGCCGAAAGAGCTGGAATGCCATATGTAAACCACAGATGGCTTGGTGGTATGCTTACAAACTTCCCTACAATTCAAAAATCAATCAGAAAACTTGAAATAATTGAAAAAATGGAAGAAACCGGACAAATTAATCTTTTAACTAAAAAAGAAAGATTAATTCTTGCTAGAAGAAAAGCAAAACTAGAAAGGGTTCTTGGCGGTATCAGACATATGAAAAAACTTCCTGATATGCTATTTATAATTGATACAGTAAAAGAAAAAATTGCAGTTGGTGAAGCTAATAAACTTGGTATTCCAATTGTGGCTCCACTTGATACAAACTGTGACCCGGATGTTGTTGATTATCCAATCCCAGGAAATGACGATGCAATAAGAAGTGTAAATCTTTTCTGTGAGAAAATAGCCGATGCAATAATTGAGGGCAAAGAAATGGCTGAGAGCGCAGGGGAAGAAACTAGGGAGATTACAGAAGAAGAAATGAATCAGGAAATCAAAGAAGTAAAAGAAGAAGCAGCTAACGAAACAAAAACAGAAGAAGAAATAAAAGAAGAAATTGAAAAAGAGGAGGCATAATATGGCAGCTAAAATAAGCGCAGCTCAAGTAAAAGCACTAAGGGAAAAAACCGGTGCTGGAATGATGGATTGTAAAAAAGCACTAGTAGAAGCAAACGGAGATGAAGAAAAAGCGGTTGAAATATTAAGAAAAAAAGGTCTTGCAAAAGCTGCTAAAAAAGCAGACAGAAACGCGGCTGAGGGAAGAGTTGAAATTTACATTACACCTGATTACAAAAAAGGAAGTATTGTAGAAATAAACTGTGAAACAGACTTTGTTGCCAAAACCGATGAATTTGTAGAATTTGTAAGCGAAACTGTAAAAACAATCAATACCGAAAATATTGAAAATGTTGAAAGCCTAAACAAAGCAAAATTTGGAAACGGAACTTTTGAAGAAGAACTTAAAGTTAAAATTGCAAAAATTGGTGAAAATATTGTTGTTAGAAGAATGGCTACAATTAAAGCCCCAGAAAACGGAATTGTAAACGGATATATCCATGCAGGCGGAAAAGTTGGTGTATTAGTTGCAGCTGAGTGTGACAAACCTGAAACTTGCGATGCAATTAAAGACACTCTAAAAGATATTGCAATGCATATTGCAGCAATGAAACCGTCTTTTCTAAATCCTGAAAGTGTTCCAGCTGATGTAATTGAAAAAGAAAAAGAAATTGCAAAAGCACAACTTCTAAAAGAAGGTAAACCGGAAAACGTAATTGAAAAAATTATCCCTGGTAAAATTAAAAAATTCTATGAAGAAAGCTGTTTAACTGAGCAGGAATATGTAAAAGCTGAGAAAAAAGAAAATGTTGCTAAAGCTCTTGAAAATGCGGCCAAAAAAGCAGGCGGAAGTGCAAAACTTGTTGATTTTGTAAGATTTGAAGTAGGTGAAGGGCTAGTTAAAAACGGATGCACTTTGGCTGATGAAGTTGCAGCAGCCCTTCAATAAAAAGAGTTTAACTCTTTTTTTTCTTTTTTAAGAAAAACTTATGCTAAAAGCAGTAAATCTTAAACATTCATTTGATTATCTTCTATTTTCCGATGTTAATTTAGAAGTAAAGCCAAAAGAAAAAATTGCAATAATTGGCACGAGCGGCAGTGGAAAATCTACACTGCTTCATATTCTTTCATCTTTTTTAAAACCAAATACAGGAAAAGTTTTTATCGATAATAAAGAAATTTATAAATTAAAAGAAAAAGATTTGATTGAATTTCGTAAAAATAAAATAGGTATCATTTTTCAGTTTCACTATCTTTTCAATACTTTTACAGCGCTTGAAAATATCCAGGCAGCTGCAATTTTAAGTAACAGAGAAGTTGATTATGATTTGCTTGAGAGACTTAAAATAAAAGATGTTATAAATCAAAATATCCAAACCTTAAGCGGAGGTCAGCAGCAGAGGGTCAGTATTGCAAGGGTTCTGACTAAAAAACCTAAAATTATATTTGCAGATGAACCTACCGGGAATTTAGACAGTGTTAATGCCAATGAGGTAATAGATATTTTAAAAGAATATGCCGATGAAAACTGTGCATCAATTATAACAGTAACTCATGATATAGAAATTGCAAAAAAATTTGATAAAATTTATGAGTTGAAAAATAAAAAACTAACACTTTTTAATGGGTAATGGAGAATGGATAATGGAGAATAAAAAATATAAAATTGAAAATAGGAAATTGTGTTATAAATTTTTTAAATTAATTAATTTTCCATTTTTCATTATCCATTTTCCATTGGTTTAAAAGTGGAGTTAATTAATTATTTAACACCTGTAAATACAGTAACTTTTCTACTTTTGTTTATAAGAATAGCCTCATTTTTGTCATTTATGCCTTTTTTTTCATATCCCACAATTCCTATGAGCGCAAAAGCGGCTTTTGCCCTGTGGCTTAGCATTTTACTTTTTCCACTGACCCCTAAAATAACATTTGAAATTAATTTTATAAATATTTTTTTGGCTGTATTATTTGAAAGTGCTTTGGCTTTTTTTGTGGGTATTGCTCTGAATTTAATTTTTGACATTTTAAAATATGCGGCAGAGCAAATCAGTTTTGTTATGGGATTTACTCTGGCAAACGTAATTGACCCAAATTCAGGAATAAATACCAATATTATAGGACAGTTTTTTACATGGGTTGCCATTTTGGTGTTTTTTTCATTTGGAGGAGATCATTTAGAAATAGTTTTGATGAGTAAAACATTAAATTCCTTATCACTGGGGGCGGTTTTTAATATTCACTCTTTTTATGAATTTTTTGTTGTTTATATGTTTAAATATTTTCTGTTCGGTATGGCTATGGCTTTTCCTGTTTTGGCAGTATCGATTTTAAGCGATATTATTTTTGGAATGATAATGAAAACAATGCCCCAGTTTAATTTGTTGGTAGTTGGGTTTCCTATAAAAATAGGGCTTTCTTTTTTAATTTTAATTGCTATAATCGGCTCTCTTATGCACGTATTTAGCAATAAATTTATAGAGGCTTTTAATTATATTGTTCAGATTATCGGCTGAGTCTGTAAGGCTTTGCAAGTGATTTAAGTTTATAAAAAAAATAATTAAATTTATGTATTAATTCTTTATCTTTTGTGATTAAAATATATTCATAATTTTTAAAAAATGCACTGTATGAATAATTTGCACTTCCGATAATTAAATATTTATTATCAACAATGGACATTTTAACGTGCATTTTGGCTTTTTCACCGTCTTTGTAAGGTTTGCCGCTTAAAAGATAGACATTAAAGTTTCTGATTGCTGCAAGATTTGGAATGACTGAACGGGAATATTTTGCTTCTTTTTTATCTGCCACAATATATATTTTAGTATGAATTGCGGCTTTTTTCAGGGCTTTTGCCAAAGTTTTGTTTGTAAAGGTATAAATTGCTATTTTTATTTCTTTGTGTGCGTGTGAAAAAATATAAGATAATTCTTTCTGGGCTTTATATCCGTCAAAAGGTAAAAAATAAATTTTATCTGCATTTAAAAGCAAAAAGATAAAAATTAAAATGAATTTTTTCAAATTATCCCTTTTTTTAATATAATTATAATAAAAAAACGAGGTTAGCTATGAAAATTTTACTAATATCTTCAAATCCCACTGTTGAAAAGCTTTTTACGTTAAGTGCGGAGAAAAAAGGTGATGATGTTATAATAGGTACAAAAGATTTTGTACCTGAAGAGGATTTTGAAGCCGTATTTATAGATAAAGATGATTATGATGAATCTTTTTTCAATGAATTAAAAGAAAAATTCAGCAGTGCTAAATTTGTTTTGATTTTATCTAAAAAAGATGCCAAATTACCCGGTTTTGATGAATATATTACAAAACCGTTTTTGCCGACTGATTTAATAAATCTTATTGAGAAATTGCCGGAACTTAACAATAGTGAAAAAGAAAAAAATGATTTTAATATAGAAAATTTTGATGATGAGTTAAATCTTGAAGAAGAAAATTTTGAATTAGAAAATTTAGAAAAAGAAGGAATTGATGATTTTGCACTCGATGATTTGGATCAAGTAATACAGAGTGATGATGAAAAAGAGGATTTGGGAGATATTGAAGAATTGGAAGATTTGACAGATGATGTTTTAATCACAGAAGACGAGCTTCTGGAAGAGGCTCCCGATTCAGACATAGAAGACACTGTATCCGTAAGTGAAGAGGAATTGTTGGAGGATGAAGATTTAGTTGAACCTTTAGAAGCAGAAATTGCTGAAGAAAATAATCAAAATGAGCAATTAGAGGAAGTTGAAAATAGTGATTTGGAAAATATTGAAAGCGGTGAAGAAAAAACAGAAGAGAATGAAATTGAAAATAATGAAGAATTGTTAAATGATTTGGAAATCAATGAAGAAGAACATGAAGAAAATGCGGAAGAATTAGAGAAAGAAGGTTTTGCAGGTATGGAAAATACCCCAGAAGAAAAATCAGAAAAAGAAGAAAATGAAATAAATATTGAAAAAGAAGAATTGGAAGAGAATAATAAAAAAACAGATAATTTAGAAGAATCCGATGAAAATAAACCTGTTACAGAAGAAGAGGTTGAGAGAGAAAACGGAGAATTAGAACTTCCTGAGGTAGTAAATGAAGCTGAAAAAGAAGTACAAAAAGGTGAAACTATGGAAGATTTGGAATTAGAAAACATTAATGAGGATGAACTTGCCAAAGCTTTGGGTGAAGAAATAGAAAATAAAAATGAAGAAGAATCCGAAAAAATTGCAAGTGTTGAAGAAATAAAAGAACCTGAAGAAAAAATTATGGAAAAAGCAGAAAATGATATACAATCAAAAACACTTGGAAGTATTTTAAATATTAATTGGGAAGAACTTAAAAAAGCAAAAGCAAAAGTTACCATAACCATTGATTTTGGAGATTGAAATGAAGGGAAGTATTTTAGTGGTATCGGGTCCTAGCGGAAGCGGAAAAACAAGTTTGGCAAGAAGTGTTTGTGAAGAACTGGGGGATAGGGCGTATTTTAGTATTTCTTCTACAACAAGACCAATGCGTGAGGGGGAAAAAGAGGGGGTTGATTATTTTTTTGTAAGTAAAGAAGAATTTTTAAAAGATATAGAAGAAGGTTATTTTCTTGAGTGGGCGGAAGTTCACGGTAATTTTTACGGCACTAGTAAAAGACAGATAGATAAGGCTTTGAATGAAGGTAAAATTGTATTTTTGGATATTGACGTTCAAGGACATGAGAATGTAAGAAAAGCATATCCGAATATTACCACAAGTGTGTTTGTGACTACCAAAAATGAAAAAATACTTATTGAAAGACTTAAAAAAAGAGGAACTGAAACTGAAGAGAGCCTAAAAATAAGACTTATAAATGCTTATAATGAAATGAAAAAGATTGATGAATATGATTTTTTACTTATAAATGATGATTTTGAAGAGGCAAAAGAATATTTAAGAGCGGTTGCAATTGCATCACTTATTAAAAGAAGTAAATATGATGTAAATAAATTTATAAACAAATGGAAAGGAAATGAATGAAAAAAAGAGTTGCCGATATTTTTAAAGAGCATTTGAAAGAACATCCTCCGATTAACAAACCAAAACAGAAGGATTTCGGACATTTTGCAGTACCTGTTTTTAAATATGCAAAAGAAAATAAAATGAACCCTGTGGAATTTGCAAAAAATTTATGTGAAAAACTAAGTGGTTGCGAAGAATTTGAAAATGTCGAAGCCCTAAGCGGATTTGTAAACATTAAACTCAGCGATAAGTTTTTAGATGAATTTGCAAATAAAGTATTAAATGAAAAAGAAAATTTTGGCAAAAGTGAAAGAAAAGAAAAAATTTTGCTTGAATATATTTCCGCAAATCCAACAGGCCCTCTTCATATCGGCCATGCAAGGGGGGCTATTTACGGGGATTCAATAGCTAGGATTGGAAGACATGTAGGATATAAAATAGATACTGAATATTATGTAAATGATGCAGGCCGACAAATTATGCTTCTTGGACTTTCAGTGTATCTGGCCGCAAGGGAAATTTTGGGACTTGATGTAAACTGGCCGCAAGAATATTACAGAGGTGAATATATTAAAGACTTAGCGGGTGAAGCTATAAAAGAATTTGGAGAAGATTATTTTAAAAAAGAGATTGATATTAATAATTTCAACGATGAAACACTTATGATGTGGGCAAAAGAGAAGATGTTAGATGAAATAAAAAAAGATATTAAGGCCCTTAATGTAACTCCTTTTGATAACTGGGTAAGTGAAAAAGAATTATATAAATACTGGGATGAGGTAAGAGAAATTTTAGAAAAAAACGGTGCACTTTATGAAAAAGACGGTAAAGTATGGATAAAATCGTCTGAATTTAAAGATGAAAAAGACAGGGTTGTGGTAAGGGAGGACGGAAGACCTACATATTTAGCAGGTGATATTATTTATCACTGGGATAAATTCAAAAGAAATTATGACAGATATATCAATATCTGGGGGG
Proteins encoded:
- a CDS encoding desulfoferrodoxin family protein yields the protein MKRRNALKALAGLGVLAATTPVFANEEGFCNVYKFYRPEIKNRTKMHIKNPAHPTKGELKHTPEIKIGAKNVKGYTLIEITLGQKGIIHPSTENHWIDFIELYVDGKKIDIVVFEPGKAMGYAAFNVKLDGAKKVKAVAGCNIHGIWENEVSL
- the luxS gene encoding S-ribosylhomocysteine lyase codes for the protein MPMLDSFLVDHVKMPSPGLRVAKHMKTPKGDIITVYDVRFAKPNKEIIDEKAMHTLEHLFAGYMRDNLPEYDIIDISPMGCRTGFYMSIIGTPKDEEVIEAWRKSMQNILDTDTIPEANIYQCGSCYMHSLEGAKKVAKHILENNIVIMDNKELALNPENIPNICNVNPDEVKVLGI
- the rpsB gene encoding 30S ribosomal protein S2 translates to MACNVTMKDLLECGVHFGHQKRRWNPKMKKYIFGVRKNIYIIDLQKTLRFFKYACNVVRDAAAEGKTILFVGTKKQAVEAVKTHAERAGMPYVNHRWLGGMLTNFPTIQKSIRKLEIIEKMEETGQINLLTKKERLILARRKAKLERVLGGIRHMKKLPDMLFIIDTVKEKIAVGEANKLGIPIVAPLDTNCDPDVVDYPIPGNDDAIRSVNLFCEKIADAIIEGKEMAESAGEETREITEEEMNQEIKEVKEEAANETKTEEEIKEEIEKEEA
- the tsf gene encoding translation elongation factor Ts, translated to MAAKISAAQVKALREKTGAGMMDCKKALVEANGDEEKAVEILRKKGLAKAAKKADRNAAEGRVEIYITPDYKKGSIVEINCETDFVAKTDEFVEFVSETVKTINTENIENVESLNKAKFGNGTFEEELKVKIAKIGENIVVRRMATIKAPENGIVNGYIHAGGKVGVLVAAECDKPETCDAIKDTLKDIAMHIAAMKPSFLNPESVPADVIEKEKEIAKAQLLKEGKPENVIEKIIPGKIKKFYEESCLTEQEYVKAEKKENVAKALENAAKKAGGSAKLVDFVRFEVGEGLVKNGCTLADEVAAALQ
- a CDS encoding ABC transporter ATP-binding protein, yielding MLKAVNLKHSFDYLLFSDVNLEVKPKEKIAIIGTSGSGKSTLLHILSSFLKPNTGKVFIDNKEIYKLKEKDLIEFRKNKIGIIFQFHYLFNTFTALENIQAAAILSNREVDYDLLERLKIKDVINQNIQTLSGGQQQRVSIARVLTKKPKIIFADEPTGNLDSVNANEVIDILKEYADENCASIITVTHDIEIAKKFDKIYELKNKKLTLFNG
- the fliR gene encoding flagellar biosynthetic protein FliR, which gives rise to MELINYLTPVNTVTFLLLFIRIASFLSFMPFFSYPTIPMSAKAAFALWLSILLFPLTPKITFEINFINIFLAVLFESALAFFVGIALNLIFDILKYAAEQISFVMGFTLANVIDPNSGINTNIIGQFFTWVAILVFFSFGGDHLEIVLMSKTLNSLSLGAVFNIHSFYEFFVVYMFKYFLFGMAMAFPVLAVSILSDIIFGMIMKTMPQFNLLVVGFPIKIGLSFLILIAIIGSLMHVFSNKFIEAFNYIVQIIG
- a CDS encoding phospholipase D-like domain-containing protein, with protein sequence MKKFILIFIFLLLNADKIYFLPFDGYKAQKELSYIFSHAHKEIKIAIYTFTNKTLAKALKKAAIHTKIYIVADKKEAKYSRSVIPNLAAIRNFNVYLLSGKPYKDGEKAKMHVKMSIVDNKYLIIGSANYSYSAFFKNYEYILITKDKELIHKFNYFFYKLKSLAKPYRLSR
- a CDS encoding response regulator transcription factor; this translates as MKILLISSNPTVEKLFTLSAEKKGDDVIIGTKDFVPEEDFEAVFIDKDDYDESFFNELKEKFSSAKFVLILSKKDAKLPGFDEYITKPFLPTDLINLIEKLPELNNSEKEKNDFNIENFDDELNLEEENFELENLEKEGIDDFALDDLDQVIQSDDEKEDLGDIEELEDLTDDVLITEDELLEEAPDSDIEDTVSVSEEELLEDEDLVEPLEAEIAEENNQNEQLEEVENSDLENIESGEEKTEENEIENNEELLNDLEINEEEHEENAEELEKEGFAGMENTPEEKSEKEENEINIEKEELEENNKKTDNLEESDENKPVTEEEVERENGELELPEVVNEAEKEVQKGETMEDLELENINEDELAKALGEEIENKNEEESEKIASVEEIKEPEEKIMEKAENDIQSKTLGSILNINWEELKKAKAKVTITIDFGD
- the gmk gene encoding guanylate kinase, with the translated sequence MKGSILVVSGPSGSGKTSLARSVCEELGDRAYFSISSTTRPMREGEKEGVDYFFVSKEEFLKDIEEGYFLEWAEVHGNFYGTSKRQIDKALNEGKIVFLDIDVQGHENVRKAYPNITTSVFVTTKNEKILIERLKKRGTETEESLKIRLINAYNEMKKIDEYDFLLINDDFEEAKEYLRAVAIASLIKRSKYDVNKFINKWKGNE
- the argS gene encoding arginine--tRNA ligase → MKKRVADIFKEHLKEHPPINKPKQKDFGHFAVPVFKYAKENKMNPVEFAKNLCEKLSGCEEFENVEALSGFVNIKLSDKFLDEFANKVLNEKENFGKSERKEKILLEYISANPTGPLHIGHARGAIYGDSIARIGRHVGYKIDTEYYVNDAGRQIMLLGLSVYLAAREILGLDVNWPQEYYRGEYIKDLAGEAIKEFGEDYFKKEIDINNFNDETLMMWAKEKMLDEIKKDIKALNVTPFDNWVSEKELYKYWDEVREILEKNGALYEKDGKVWIKSSEFKDEKDRVVVREDGRPTYLAGDIIYHWDKFKRNYDRYINIWGADHHGYIARVKAAIKFLGFDPDKLEILLSQMVKLLKGGEPYKMSKRAGNFILVRDVVEDVGADALRFIFLTKRADTHLEFDVDDLKKEDSSNPSFYVNYAHARIRSIFRNKNMDYDDVKNVELKNLEDDEKELLFFALTLPYVLEDAFINREPHRLTNYLIDLASEFHRFYNKNKVIGSEREEVRLKILAVVGIIIKLGLNLLGINAKEKM